In Bryobacteraceae bacterium, the following proteins share a genomic window:
- a CDS encoding glycosyltransferase family 87 protein: MTNRPAKPIEAILCLVTGLLFFAMLGSNLMKHAAHHDFLVFFTQGTIFAEGHADRLYDIPYVMEVQQRIAPDKQLFIPPTRPAFYVPLLAPLGWMTIWPAFTVWLVVQGLGLAAFTWWTKRRFGWGAVAALSFFFPFAMGILNGQDISFLVLLALGSWLALERGRDGLAGALLAGTLFKFHLLMLLAPAMLIRRKWRMFGAYAITGALEAAISVAIAGARPYIDMLTNGKIDTLSESPEMMPNIYAMLMNFGIDSTPARIVVVLAIAAVALFPRDVAGLSHGWFWAAAAGSILITPHTYSYDISVLLPALLMLMQPEAPKPAKWVAVASMTVIPYALTVAGVPWSASPSILLLMIVLALSGRLPVWGPRPEPAPAPAVS; the protein is encoded by the coding sequence ATGACGAACCGTCCGGCCAAGCCAATCGAAGCGATCCTCTGCCTCGTCACGGGGCTGTTGTTTTTCGCGATGTTGGGGTCGAACCTGATGAAGCACGCCGCGCATCACGATTTTCTGGTGTTCTTCACGCAGGGGACGATTTTCGCCGAGGGCCACGCGGACCGGCTTTACGACATTCCTTACGTGATGGAAGTGCAACAGCGGATCGCGCCGGACAAGCAGTTGTTCATTCCGCCGACGCGTCCGGCGTTCTACGTGCCGCTGCTCGCGCCGCTCGGGTGGATGACGATCTGGCCGGCGTTCACTGTCTGGCTGGTGGTGCAGGGGCTGGGGCTCGCGGCGTTTACCTGGTGGACCAAGCGGCGGTTCGGCTGGGGCGCCGTGGCCGCCCTCTCGTTTTTCTTTCCGTTCGCGATGGGGATCCTCAACGGGCAGGACATCAGCTTCCTGGTGCTGCTGGCGCTGGGATCGTGGCTGGCTCTCGAACGGGGCCGCGACGGCCTGGCAGGCGCTCTGCTCGCCGGGACCCTGTTCAAGTTTCACTTGCTAATGCTGCTCGCGCCGGCGATGCTGATCCGGCGCAAGTGGCGGATGTTCGGAGCCTACGCCATCACCGGAGCGTTGGAGGCGGCGATCTCGGTGGCGATCGCGGGCGCGCGCCCATACATCGACATGCTTACCAACGGCAAGATCGACACGCTTTCAGAGTCGCCGGAGATGATGCCGAACATCTACGCCATGCTGATGAACTTCGGTATCGATTCGACGCCGGCGCGCATCGTCGTCGTGCTGGCGATCGCGGCGGTGGCGCTGTTCCCGCGCGATGTGGCCGGGCTCTCGCACGGGTGGTTCTGGGCGGCCGCGGCCGGCTCCATCCTGATCACTCCGCACACCTATAGCTACGACATCTCCGTGCTGCTGCCGGCGCTGCTGATGCTGATGCAGCCGGAGGCGCCGAAGCCGGCCAAGTGGGTGGCGGTGGCTTCGATGACCGTGATTCCGTATGCGCTGACGGTGGCCGGCGTTCCGTGGTCGGCTTCGCCTTCGATTCTTCTGCTGATGATCGTGCTCGCGTTGAGCGGGCGGCTGCCGGTGTGGGGTCCGCGGCCCGAGCCTGCGCCCGCGCCCGCAGTGAGCTAA
- a CDS encoding VCBS repeat-containing protein — protein sequence MQRAILILLAAACGHAAVKFRPQEIQADFGVVYAVTTADMNEDGKPDIVAINPTQAVWFENPSWTKHVIAAGVTKKDNVCMALDDIDRDGHLDIALGADWQPTNTAGGGSLQWLRNPAKAGAPWPLTALPEEPTLHRMRWGDVDGDGRNELIVVPLHGRGNVAPAWEGAGARILVYWPGDKPSSGAWKMEVADSSLHIVHNFIVVDGEIWTASREGVHALKRAADGSWSKRTLGAGAPGEIKLGSVNRIRHLATVEPWHGNKIVVYEEPTAAPDPQAVTKIAPPVIAGAEWKRTEIETGLAQAHALGWGDFDGNGSDDLAVGWRGKPWGVAWYGRGADGTWTRHAIDDGVAAEDLVVDDLNGDGRPEIVAVGRATANVRIYWNESSPEWVRHEVGSGFATATAVAADFTGDGLPDIVANDGPGKRTVLFVQPARKGDAWKQVVLHEGANAIHSEAMDVDGDGDIDYIGARYSPGLIFWLEQPTHGATEKWTYHVVDDFAKGGVNGIHGLITGDVDRDGKLDLIGNSAQSDGAFPNSLAWFRIPRDVRRAQRWERYIFADKDAPGLSHYLGFGDVNGDGRPDMASGAKIADGGNWFAWWEQGADPRRPFTKHVIATGQPGATNIHIADINRDGKADFFASRGHGRGVVWYEAPDWRAHEVDGRIVGPHSLAMGDIDGDGDIDAATCAKDSATAAWYENDGRGGFTVHHIWENQAAYDIRLIDMDRDGDLDVVVAGQESRNVVWFENRIRTDR from the coding sequence ATGCAACGCGCGATCCTCATCCTGCTCGCCGCCGCCTGCGGGCACGCCGCGGTGAAGTTCCGGCCCCAGGAGATCCAGGCGGACTTCGGCGTCGTCTACGCGGTGACCACCGCGGATATGAACGAAGACGGCAAGCCCGACATCGTCGCCATCAACCCCACGCAGGCGGTGTGGTTCGAGAATCCGTCCTGGACCAAGCACGTCATCGCCGCCGGCGTCACCAAGAAGGACAACGTCTGCATGGCGCTCGACGATATCGACCGCGACGGCCACCTGGACATCGCGCTCGGCGCCGACTGGCAGCCCACCAACACCGCCGGCGGCGGGAGTCTGCAATGGCTCCGCAATCCAGCCAAGGCCGGCGCGCCGTGGCCCCTCACCGCGCTGCCCGAGGAGCCGACGCTGCACCGGATGCGCTGGGGCGATGTCGACGGTGACGGGCGCAATGAATTGATCGTGGTTCCGCTCCACGGGCGCGGGAATGTGGCGCCGGCGTGGGAGGGGGCGGGCGCGCGCATCCTGGTCTACTGGCCGGGTGACAAGCCGTCGTCGGGGGCATGGAAGATGGAGGTGGCCGATTCGTCGCTCCACATCGTGCACAACTTCATCGTCGTCGACGGTGAGATCTGGACCGCGTCGCGCGAGGGCGTTCACGCACTGAAGCGCGCCGCCGATGGATCGTGGTCGAAACGCACGCTGGGCGCGGGCGCGCCGGGCGAGATCAAGCTCGGGAGCGTGAACCGCATCCGGCACCTGGCGACCGTGGAGCCGTGGCACGGCAACAAGATCGTCGTCTACGAAGAGCCTACCGCCGCGCCCGATCCGCAGGCGGTCACGAAGATCGCGCCGCCGGTGATCGCGGGCGCGGAGTGGAAGCGCACCGAGATCGAGACCGGACTCGCGCAGGCGCACGCGCTCGGGTGGGGCGATTTCGACGGGAACGGGTCCGACGATCTGGCCGTGGGTTGGCGCGGGAAACCTTGGGGCGTGGCGTGGTACGGGCGCGGCGCGGACGGCACGTGGACCAGGCACGCTATCGACGACGGCGTGGCCGCCGAGGATCTCGTGGTGGACGATCTCAACGGCGACGGTAGGCCCGAGATCGTCGCTGTGGGCCGGGCGACTGCGAACGTGCGGATCTACTGGAACGAATCAAGCCCGGAGTGGGTGCGGCACGAAGTGGGAAGCGGCTTCGCGACCGCGACGGCGGTTGCGGCGGACTTCACGGGCGACGGACTGCCGGATATCGTCGCCAACGATGGTCCGGGGAAGCGCACGGTGTTGTTCGTTCAGCCCGCGCGCAAGGGCGACGCGTGGAAGCAGGTGGTGCTGCACGAGGGCGCGAACGCGATTCACAGCGAGGCGATGGACGTGGACGGGGACGGCGACATCGACTATATCGGCGCGCGCTACTCGCCGGGGCTCATCTTCTGGCTCGAACAACCCACGCACGGCGCGACGGAGAAGTGGACCTACCACGTCGTCGACGACTTCGCGAAGGGCGGCGTCAACGGCATCCACGGGCTGATCACCGGTGACGTCGACCGCGACGGCAAGCTCGATCTCATCGGCAACAGCGCGCAGTCCGACGGCGCATTCCCGAACTCACTCGCGTGGTTCCGCATTCCGCGCGACGTGCGCCGCGCGCAACGCTGGGAGCGCTACATCTTCGCCGATAAAGACGCGCCCGGGCTGAGCCACTACTTGGGCTTCGGCGACGTGAACGGCGATGGGCGTCCGGACATGGCCTCCGGCGCGAAGATCGCCGATGGCGGCAACTGGTTCGCATGGTGGGAGCAGGGCGCGGACCCGCGCCGGCCCTTCACCAAACACGTGATCGCCACCGGTCAGCCCGGCGCCACGAACATCCACATCGCCGACATCAACCGCGACGGCAAGGCCGATTTTTTCGCCTCGCGCGGACATGGGCGCGGCGTCGTGTGGTACGAAGCGCCCGATTGGAGGGCGCATGAAGTGGATGGGCGCATCGTGGGTCCGCATTCGCTCGCGATGGGCGATATCGACGGGGACGGCGACATCGACGCCGCCACCTGCGCGAAAGATTCAGCCACCGCCGCGTGGTACGAGAACGACGGACGCGGCGGTTTCACGGTGCACCACATCTGGGAGAACCAGGCGGCCTACGACATCCGGCTCATCGACATGGATCGCGACGGCGATCTCGATGTCGTCGTCGCCGGGCAGGAAAGCCGCAACGTGGTGTGGTTCGAGAATCGAATCAGAACTGATCGATGA
- a CDS encoding VOC family protein, producing the protein MDLGDFSVSLAVKDLGVSRAFYEKLGFTLQKFDFKLPGYEENWVVLNHGQASIGLFQGMFEKNILTFNPKDARSIQKELKAQGVKIDKEADESGTGPAHLMLTDPDGNAILIDQF; encoded by the coding sequence ATGGATCTCGGCGATTTCTCGGTCAGCCTCGCGGTGAAGGATCTCGGCGTCTCACGCGCTTTCTACGAAAAGCTCGGATTCACTCTTCAGAAATTTGACTTCAAGCTTCCTGGCTACGAGGAGAACTGGGTCGTGCTCAACCACGGCCAAGCCTCCATCGGGCTCTTCCAGGGAATGTTCGAAAAGAACATCCTCACGTTCAACCCCAAGGATGCCCGTTCAATTCAAAAGGAACTCAAGGCGCAGGGCGTGAAGATCGACAAGGAAGCCGACGAGTCCGGCACCGGGCCGGCGCACTTGATGCTCACCGATCCGGACGGCAACGCCATCCTCATCGATCAGTTCTGA
- a CDS encoding TIM barrel protein, protein MTRRQVLAALSATPATFAKPLSAIGVQLYTLRTVLPKAPLETLKALESIGYKEVEAVGGSLEQIWDALKQTSLRPVSVHLNTPLFTSRQADLPAAVDDAAKKGFRYAVCPYVAPNERGADLATRIENMKKLGASLSKAGEMCRRYGVNLAYHNHAFEFEPTGDGRTLLDVLLAESDARTLQLEMDIMWVAVGGGDAVGLLNKYKGRVPLLHVKDLHQGVGIQYNERIPRDKFAEAGRGMVKIPEILRAGKKLGVRHFFVEQDQTPGDPLASLRISYDYLSRLSVS, encoded by the coding sequence ATGACCCGCCGCCAAGTGCTTGCCGCTCTGTCCGCGACGCCAGCCACTTTCGCGAAGCCGCTCTCGGCGATCGGGGTGCAGCTCTACACGCTGCGCACCGTGCTGCCGAAGGCGCCGCTCGAGACGCTGAAGGCCCTCGAGTCGATCGGCTACAAGGAAGTGGAGGCCGTGGGCGGAAGCCTGGAGCAGATCTGGGATGCGCTCAAACAAACCTCGTTGAGGCCGGTGAGCGTCCATCTGAACACGCCGTTGTTCACCTCCCGGCAAGCCGACCTTCCCGCCGCTGTCGACGACGCCGCCAAGAAAGGGTTCCGCTACGCCGTGTGCCCCTACGTGGCGCCGAACGAACGCGGCGCGGACCTGGCCACGCGCATCGAGAACATGAAGAAGCTCGGCGCGTCACTTTCGAAGGCCGGCGAGATGTGCCGCCGGTACGGGGTCAACCTCGCGTATCACAATCACGCTTTCGAGTTCGAACCGACCGGCGACGGCCGCACGCTGCTCGACGTGCTGCTGGCGGAATCGGACGCCAGGACGCTGCAGCTCGAGATGGACATCATGTGGGTGGCCGTGGGCGGCGGCGACGCCGTGGGGCTGCTCAACAAGTACAAGGGCCGTGTGCCGCTGCTGCATGTCAAGGACCTGCACCAGGGAGTGGGCATACAGTACAACGAGCGCATTCCGCGGGACAAGTTCGCCGAGGCGGGGCGGGGAATGGTGAAGATTCCCGAGATCCTGCGGGCCGGGAAGAAGCTCGGCGTGCGGCATTTCTTTGTCGAGCAGGACCAGACGCCGGGGGATCCGCTGGCGAGCCTGCGGATCAGCTACGACTACCTGAGCCGCCTGAGCGTCTCGTAG
- a CDS encoding PASTA domain-containing protein, whose product MTLLSVLPAHADSIREVPLPNGTQFGASDAKSFGSNLIVVGCHICDVLSEAAAFSVNLSTGAATRIPLDLPAGTVPDAHSGGASSIGLLANDLVISGGVSKDPVNTGDAQALLWSSGGSILQSPSFPNDPAWIGLSRGGVAVDRFFVVGKESKSQWALGNLFFSRDMLVASDGAQFEFAGIRNRQFPLLDPFTTQVYGAARSNDKARFLGAVAGELTRLQFSPNLYYTVVEGAIWEFNLNTRQFTRFEHARHVQGFSNVIWQAISPSGRTLLGWEAINEEGILPTAGHLVLCDFERTACRPIPISPYKSLWRPLGSPPLVFDGPGGPLVFAPLEGSLTREQWVAWSEATGVVDMPTFVKSRTGVTIPANIARVAGSSVNGSGQAVLFISTGVKFFGDRNYVLTLDGPFHSSTATGLVTVPALSGRSQAAASTAIQGAGLTLGAIASAPSNAIPAGAVIRHSPAAASQVAAGAPVGLVISSGPGTVTVPNLAGLTQSAAVASLQAVHLTAAASTAAPDLVQPAGAVISQSPSAGSQVSPDSSVSMVISSGHPQTTVPNLVGLSEAAAGQNVAAARLFLAGPAIPNAGGCFRTPMPHASIPAGNIISQSPAAGSVVDAGSAVCITVSTGPPTITVPDVRGQTRAAAEAAIVAAGLTVGEVILGSSWVEAAGLVVSQGLNPGSKTSAGWPLTLVISTGPAFTIVPNLAGLTQAAAATTLEAAFLKIGAVTQSPSPTAPPGTAIGQTPRAGIELGRGTLVDVVLSSGPGKVVPNVVNMPQGAASVAIAAAGLTVGTITPGSSPTIVAGNVISQTPAAGVTANTGSPIALVVSAGPARTVPDLTGMLRTAALAALQSAGLAPGSLIDLASTTSTADTVIRQSPLGGQQAVAGSTVDIVLSLGPVAPSVVGQTQAAAGATIQAAGLAVGSVTTSPAGVAGIVVSQAPAPGMAAAPGSPVNLVVGAGVAPVVVPDVLDIVQAEAVSRLAAAGLTAIVTKVPHPTKGAGSTLTQNPLPGGVAAAGSAVALSVVSEPRLQITKSHTGSFSPGQQGATYTVVVSNAADASPVRSPIRVTETLPAGLTLVSMSGQGWSCQTAVCSRLSEGLATGASFPPITVVVNVAPNATSPQLNSVIVTGQGSAPATATDPTTIIGAGGPRVVSLTPSTGTGASRRFTFKFQHPSGAQALEVMNVLINDYLDGRQACYLAYSRPANALYIVADNGDSTQISGKTMNGVGSVSNSQCSVDLTQSSASASGTEVTLDLNIGFATSFGGNKVVYAAARDAAAGNSGWQTIGTHSIPPLAITFPRPGSVSPSSGNAQSALLSFTFQDASSANNLQTGWALINTAIDGRSACYVAYYRPGNQIFLYPDNGDGNSATSTVLTGSNSLSNSQCAVSAVGSSVTASGPTLTVTLNVTFKAAFAGPKAIWLATQTLTGAVSPWQALGAWVVP is encoded by the coding sequence ATGACGTTGCTGTCTGTTCTGCCGGCGCACGCGGATTCGATCCGCGAGGTACCGCTGCCCAACGGCACGCAGTTCGGAGCGAGCGATGCCAAGTCCTTCGGATCGAATCTCATCGTTGTGGGCTGTCATATCTGCGATGTCCTCTCGGAAGCGGCGGCTTTTTCGGTCAACCTCAGCACCGGGGCCGCAACTCGAATCCCCCTCGATCTACCTGCCGGCACGGTTCCGGACGCGCACAGCGGCGGCGCCAGCTCCATCGGGCTGCTGGCGAACGACTTGGTCATCTCGGGGGGCGTCTCCAAGGATCCGGTGAATACCGGCGATGCCCAGGCGCTGCTGTGGAGTTCCGGCGGCTCCATCCTGCAGAGCCCGTCCTTCCCGAACGATCCGGCGTGGATCGGGTTGTCGCGCGGCGGAGTCGCGGTGGACAGGTTCTTCGTCGTCGGCAAAGAGAGCAAGTCCCAGTGGGCATTGGGAAATCTCTTTTTCAGCCGCGACATGTTGGTCGCCTCCGATGGCGCGCAGTTCGAGTTCGCCGGCATCCGGAACCGTCAGTTCCCACTCTTGGACCCGTTCACGACGCAGGTGTACGGAGCCGCGAGGTCCAACGACAAGGCCCGGTTTCTGGGCGCCGTCGCCGGGGAACTCACGAGGCTGCAGTTCAGCCCGAACCTGTACTACACGGTGGTGGAAGGCGCTATCTGGGAGTTCAACCTGAACACCCGCCAGTTCACGCGGTTTGAGCACGCCAGGCACGTACAAGGCTTTTCCAACGTGATTTGGCAAGCCATCTCGCCTTCCGGCCGGACACTCCTTGGGTGGGAGGCGATCAACGAGGAGGGGATCCTGCCGACGGCGGGTCATCTGGTGCTCTGCGATTTCGAGCGCACGGCTTGCCGCCCGATTCCGATCTCTCCCTACAAGAGCCTGTGGCGGCCACTGGGCAGTCCTCCGCTGGTGTTCGATGGTCCCGGCGGGCCGCTTGTGTTTGCGCCTTTGGAAGGCTCCCTAACCAGGGAGCAATGGGTTGCCTGGTCGGAAGCCACCGGCGTGGTTGACATGCCGACCTTCGTGAAATCGCGAACGGGGGTGACGATCCCCGCGAACATTGCCCGTGTCGCCGGAAGCTCGGTGAACGGGTCCGGGCAGGCCGTGCTGTTCATCAGCACCGGGGTGAAGTTTTTCGGCGATCGGAACTACGTGCTGACGCTCGACGGCCCTTTCCACTCCTCAACCGCCACCGGACTGGTTACGGTTCCGGCCCTGTCGGGGCGTTCGCAGGCGGCGGCATCGACCGCGATCCAGGGCGCGGGTTTGACGCTCGGCGCGATCGCCAGCGCCCCGAGCAATGCGATCCCCGCAGGAGCCGTCATCCGGCATAGCCCGGCAGCGGCGTCACAGGTTGCCGCTGGCGCCCCGGTCGGGCTCGTGATCAGCTCGGGACCAGGCACAGTCACTGTTCCCAACCTCGCCGGTCTGACGCAGAGCGCAGCCGTCGCTTCCTTGCAGGCAGTCCACCTCACCGCCGCGGCATCGACTGCCGCTCCGGACCTGGTTCAACCGGCCGGCGCCGTAATCAGCCAGAGCCCCTCGGCAGGTTCCCAGGTGTCGCCGGATTCGAGTGTCAGCATGGTGATCTCGTCGGGCCATCCCCAAACCACCGTGCCGAATCTCGTCGGGTTGTCCGAAGCCGCGGCCGGGCAGAACGTGGCCGCGGCTCGCCTGTTTCTGGCCGGCCCGGCGATTCCGAACGCCGGGGGTTGCTTCCGCACGCCGATGCCCCACGCCTCCATACCGGCCGGAAACATCATCAGTCAGAGTCCGGCTGCCGGTTCGGTCGTCGATGCCGGATCCGCCGTCTGCATCACGGTTTCGACCGGGCCTCCAACGATTACGGTGCCGGATGTCCGCGGGCAGACTCGCGCCGCCGCCGAGGCAGCCATCGTCGCAGCCGGTCTGACGGTGGGCGAGGTGATACTGGGGTCGAGTTGGGTCGAAGCGGCTGGCTTGGTCGTGTCGCAGGGACTCAACCCGGGAAGCAAGACCAGCGCCGGTTGGCCGTTGACTCTAGTGATCTCCACAGGCCCTGCATTCACGATCGTCCCGAATCTGGCCGGGCTAACCCAGGCGGCCGCCGCCACGACACTCGAGGCCGCATTCCTGAAGATCGGCGCCGTCACCCAATCGCCGAGCCCGACGGCGCCGCCAGGGACAGCGATCGGGCAGACGCCGCGCGCCGGGATTGAATTGGGACGGGGGACGCTCGTCGACGTGGTGCTGTCTTCAGGGCCGGGAAAAGTGGTTCCGAACGTCGTGAACATGCCGCAAGGCGCGGCATCGGTCGCGATCGCCGCGGCCGGCCTGACGGTGGGGACGATCACTCCCGGATCCAGTCCGACGATTGTGGCGGGCAACGTCATCAGTCAAACACCCGCGGCGGGCGTGACGGCCAACACCGGCTCGCCGATTGCGCTCGTGGTTTCGGCCGGACCGGCGCGCACCGTGCCTGACTTGACCGGAATGTTGCGCACGGCCGCGCTGGCGGCACTGCAGTCAGCCGGGTTGGCCCCGGGCTCACTGATCGACCTGGCGAGCACAACCTCGACTGCGGACACCGTGATCCGCCAGAGCCCGCTGGGCGGTCAACAAGCCGTAGCGGGTTCGACCGTCGACATCGTGCTTTCGTTGGGCCCCGTGGCGCCTTCCGTAGTCGGCCAGACGCAGGCGGCGGCCGGCGCCACCATTCAGGCTGCTGGACTCGCGGTCGGTTCGGTGACGACATCGCCGGCAGGCGTCGCCGGTATCGTAGTGAGTCAGGCGCCCGCGCCCGGCATGGCCGCCGCTCCGGGGTCTCCCGTTAACCTCGTAGTGGGCGCCGGCGTTGCTCCCGTCGTTGTTCCGGATGTGCTCGATATCGTTCAGGCCGAAGCGGTGTCCCGCCTGGCCGCGGCCGGTTTGACGGCGATTGTCACGAAAGTGCCCCACCCGACCAAGGGGGCAGGGAGCACTTTGACGCAGAACCCGCTGCCCGGAGGGGTGGCCGCCGCAGGTTCAGCGGTCGCACTGTCGGTGGTTTCCGAACCACGGCTGCAGATCACCAAGTCGCATACGGGGAGCTTCTCGCCGGGCCAGCAAGGGGCAACCTATACGGTTGTGGTTTCCAACGCGGCGGACGCGAGTCCGGTTCGTTCGCCGATTCGCGTCACGGAGACGTTGCCCGCAGGCTTGACGCTGGTTTCGATGTCCGGGCAGGGCTGGAGCTGCCAGACGGCTGTGTGCAGCCGGTTGTCTGAGGGCCTCGCCACGGGAGCGAGTTTCCCGCCCATCACAGTTGTAGTCAACGTAGCGCCGAACGCCACATCGCCCCAATTAAACTCCGTGATCGTGACTGGCCAGGGCTCGGCGCCGGCCACGGCTACGGACCCAACGACCATCATCGGCGCGGGCGGTCCCCGCGTCGTTTCCCTTACCCCGTCGACCGGGACGGGCGCGTCCAGGCGGTTCACGTTCAAGTTTCAGCATCCCTCCGGCGCTCAGGCGCTCGAGGTGATGAACGTACTGATTAACGATTATCTCGACGGCCGCCAAGCCTGCTACCTGGCTTATTCCAGACCTGCCAACGCACTCTACATCGTCGCCGACAATGGCGACAGCACGCAGATCAGCGGCAAAACGATGAATGGCGTGGGTTCGGTTTCCAACAGCCAGTGCTCCGTCGATTTGACACAGAGTTCGGCGTCTGCGAGCGGTACCGAGGTCACACTGGACCTCAACATTGGATTCGCCACGTCGTTCGGCGGCAACAAAGTGGTGTACGCGGCGGCGCGCGACGCGGCGGCGGGAAACTCGGGGTGGCAGACGATCGGCACCCACAGCATTCCTCCGCTCGCGATTACGTTCCCCCGGCCCGGCAGTGTTTCGCCGTCCTCCGGCAATGCGCAGAGCGCTCTGCTGAGCTTCACCTTCCAAGACGCCTCGAGCGCCAACAATCTGCAAACCGGGTGGGCTCTGATCAACACGGCCATCGACGGTCGCTCCGCCTGCTACGTCGCCTACTACCGGCCCGGGAATCAGATTTTCCTCTACCCGGACAACGGTGACGGCAACTCGGCTACAAGCACCGTCCTCACGGGGTCGAACTCGCTCAGCAACAGCCAGTGCGCGGTATCCGCGGTGGGCAGTTCGGTGACGGCTTCCGGCCCGACGCTGACAGTCACCTTGAACGTTACTTTCAAGGCGGCTTTCGCGGGTCCGAAGGCCATCTGGCTCGCCACGCAGACGTTGACCGGCGCTGTGAGCCCGTGGCAGGCGCTTGGGGCGTGGGTAGTCCCGTAG